A stretch of the Diprion similis isolate iyDipSimi1 chromosome 14, iyDipSimi1.1, whole genome shotgun sequence genome encodes the following:
- the LOC124414701 gene encoding uncharacterized protein LOC124414701 isoform X2 → MSDLQATLEFSLELCKFYNVDLFQRGYYQIRTALRVSPKLPVKVEVNQLRNHSLEEPGTSKRFQILYRNEEVTLGTSVLFRAHVLVHSHRIEETLSRTHFNLGIELWFSEPTQPGNMTCVSSRALQLNFTPTKGLHYHLPVLFDYFHLAAVSITIHVCLVALHQPYINAPRGGKPWLQFKQTTGSEESKVLFGNIEHTTRCVGSATRIHHAQLVQQEVIRLLLTARESLLVEMADLARLLPSWQQRALELAQNTHKEITKMMTTEEADIAQLCAQNIVLWQHFLEAFSGRQAVHEHLAHIHHQLRVNRFAEGFFVLGNPRTSAAGCYDANYQSYQAVSEAARRSRYLASLPPLPVHCIELDGDFHSLPLIFEDQYADMQHRHRNSVPSMDDCSCGIAAILEKRSTDVWSPRNETSVGQSNMGSVHGRVVLAPSTLPARHSKSLDQLGPEVIPPQIPTPSKTLPRSASTQLIPRHRAPFHNGTLPATVPSSRSRHPSTTHHSGLFFPSSRQQACSAPNPSLGISPIATLPRAKSTQILAPHRAQQHHQQQQQQHIHGQRHGTSINSNVDSNSITSLLAAMFPELPLNGYFPGYRPSSVTSEHISSRGFYHTIPANPSMGSRNLTQLTGDRLGSDNLTKSSPRTFKDKDAKSRSPENRKSCGGNRGTESRNIYGTAYQPLINKPSGFSANKLDVKDIDDKARLRLSYSETLDRTPREKKLNQDYGKYHTNSLQFWRPHANGRSNYSKRVNPAEGDIGANNFTRTLGDFTQEDSARKSNFNGRSNDDVYTPFPGSLGRQTRIREMTLRPQHQQQEIITNDHRLHQKCLNNRSVDNKLSDELIMQQGIDRNNYEQRDSQTDNRTPKNPKPVRSGGRKPRYEIPLNTESPMSKQREENTRRPHSAPAVDADHLENGRKCGHRARKAAPLPYGRKNRQLPSSNGGSNVCEIENNNTIILKVEPNNKSKSESLTMNNESKKKSPSSIDPTSTTKPTTRFRCASVPIDDKKVVVPRSAISLPCMPINDARDLFDPSFPVISSLLSSPPSTRPSSLTTSSSSSNLTSECSGWVSSGDTSSSENQALKFSGQALRQKLTKIAGKTKPETDSSEVQDNGEHSYEEVRLPPPKMFQDEPPPPEEFQDPPPPIDNPIYHVYETVRSVASNQKQCKTAPCSPQRSRIKGRDNTYGGQDVCFDCYQEGKELLQSTQDNIVNFNKCKEEFKQQMGFSGKIYREKKGPPTRWHKRAHSLGNGELPTLPPLHPLRSNVPLSDYPTLASTLPYFHISDEYRLFSPEGVHLIICVHGLDGNAADLRLVKTYLELGLTGAHLDFLMSERNQGDTFSDFDTMTDRLVSEILHHIESSGLNPSKVSFIGHSLGTIIIRSALTRPQLRPLLSRLHTFLSLSGPHLGTLYNTSGLVNAGMWFMQKWKKSGSLLQLAMKDAVDVRNSFMFRLSQRSNLQLFRHVLLCGSAQDRYVPLHSARIELCKAAIKDPTDQGAAYREMVHNILYPVMSTLDVSLVRYDVHHALPPTANALIGRAAHIAVLDSELFIEKFLLVAGLKYFR, encoded by the exons ATGAGCGATCTACAGGCGACTCTCGAGTTCTCCCTCGAACTATGCAAATTCTACAATGTCGATTTGTTCCAGCGTGG GTACTACCAGATACGCACTGCCTTAAGAGTGTCACCCAAGCTTCCGGTCAAAGTCGAAGTGAACCAATTGCGCAACC ATTCCTTGGAAGAACCGGGCACCAGCAAGAGATTCCAGATTCTTTATCGCAACGAAGAAGTGACACTTGGTACTTCAGTATTGTTCCGGGCACACGTGCTGGTGCACAGTCATAGAATTGAGGAAACTCTTTCTCGGACGCATTTTAACCTTGGTATAGAGTTATGGTTCAGCGAGCCGACTCAGCCTGGCAACATGACTTGCGTCTCGTCAAG AGCTCTGCAGCTAAACTTTACACCAACAAAAGGACTCCACTACCACCTGCCTGTACtctttgattattttcatctcgCAGCAGTTTCCATAACCATTCACGTGTGCCTCGTTGCTCTACACCAGCCCTACATAAA CGCTCCACGTGGCGGCAAACCTTGGCTGCAATTCAAGCAGACGACCGGAAGCGAAGAGAGCAAAGTTTTGTTTGGAAATATC GAACACACCACACGATGCGTCGGTTCGGCAACAAGGATACACCATGCTCAACTAGTGCAACAGGAAGTAATACGCCTCCTCCTTACAGCCCGAGAATCACTGCTAGTCGAAATGGCAGATCTCGCTCGTTTACTTCCTTCCTGGCAGCAAAGAGCTCTCGAATTAGCTCAAAATACTCACAAGGAAATCACAAAG ATGATGACCACCGAAGAAGCGGACATAGCGCAGCTTTGTGCTCAAAACATCGTATTGTGGCAGCACTTTCTCGAGGCATTTTCGGGCCGCCAGGCCGTCCATGAACATTTGGCTCACATCCACCATCAGTTAAGA GTGAACAGATTCGCAGAAGGTTTTTTCGTATTGGGAAATCCCCGAACGTCTGCAGCTGGCTGTTACGACGCGAATTATCAATCTTACCAAGCAGTTAGCGAGGCAGCTCGCAGGTCTCGTTACCTGGCATCTTTGCCTCCACTTCCGGTCCACTGCATCGAATTGGACGGAGATTTTCACTCTCTTCCTCTAATATTCGAGGATCAGTACGCCGACATGCAACACAGACATCGAAACAGTG TCCCGAGCATGGATGACTGTAGCTGTGGGATCGCAGCGATACTCGAGAAACGTTCGACGGATGTTTGGTCACCAAGAAACGAGACGAGCGTTGGGCAGTCAAACATGGGATCGGTGCATGGGAGGGTGGTTTTGGCACCATCCACACTTCCTGCCCGGCACAGCAAGTCGCTTGATCAACTGGGCCCAGAAGTAATCCCACCGCAGATACCAACACCTTCCAAAACCCTTCCAAGGTCCGCTTCGACCCAGTTGATACCTCGACACAGGGCTCCATTCCACAACGGAACGCTTCCAGCCACTGTTCCGAGCTCCAGAAGCAGACATCCATCGACCACTCACCACAGTGGCCTCTTCTTTCCATCCTCGAGACAGCAGGCCTGCTCGGCGCCAAATCCATCCCTAGGAATATCTCCCATAGCTACTTTGCCCAGGGCTAAATCCACCCAGATTCTTGCTCCGCATAGGGCCCAACAACACcaccagcagcaacagcagcagcatatCCACG GACAGCGACATGGAACGTCGATTAATTCGAACGTGGATTCGAATTCGATTACATCTCTGTTGGCAGCCATGTTTCCAGAACTTCCATTGAATGGATATTTTCCTGGCTATCGTCCGTCGTCTGTAACCAGTGAACACATTTCGTCCAGAGGTTTTTATCACACAATTCCAGCTAACCCAAGCATGGGATCTCGGAATCTGACTCAGCTGACTGGAGACCGTCTCGGTTCGGATAATCTGACCAAGTCTTCGCCCCGGACGTTCAAAGACAAAGACGCGAAGTCACGTTCTCCGGAAAATCGGAAGAGCTGTGGTGGAAACAGGGGAACGGAGTCGCGAAATATTTATGGCACGGCTTATCAACCGTTGATAAACAAACCGTCAGGTTTTTCCGCAAACAAGTTAGACGTGAAAGACATTGACGATAAGGCGAGGTTAAGACTGTCATATAGTGAAACCTTGGACCGTACACCGAGGGAAAAAAAGCTCAATCAAGATTATGGTAAATATCATACGAATAGCCTTCAGTTTTGGAGACCCCACGCCAACGGCAGGTCAAATTACTCGAAACGCGTCAATCCTGCCGAAGGTGATATTGGAGCGAACAATTTTACACGAACTTTGGGTGATTTTACCCAGGAAGATTCGGCGAGAAAGTCGAATTTCAATGGTAGAAGCAACGACGATGTTTATACGCCGTTTCCTGGCTCTCTCGGTCGGCAAACCAGGATCAGAGAGATGACGCTACGGCCTCAGCATCAGCAACAGGAAATTATTACCAACGATCATCGATTGCATCAGAAATGCCTTAATAACAGAAGTGTAGATAACAAATTATCGGACGAACTGATTATGCAGCAAGGAATTGATCGGAATAATTACGAGCAAAGGGACTCTCAGACGGATAACAGAACGCCGAAGAACCCGAAACCGGTGAGAAGCGGGGGTCGAAAACCACGATATGAGATACCTCTGAACACGGAATCCCCGATGTCTAAACAGCGTGAAGAAAACACGAGGCGGCCACATTCCGCGCCAGCTGTGGATGCGGATCACCTCGAAAACGGCAGAAAGTGTGGGCACAGGGCCAGAAAGGCTGCGCCCTTACCGTACGGGCGTAAAAACAGACAACTTCCAAGTTCGAACGGTGGTTCAAACGTCTGCGAAATTGAGAACAATAACACTATAATCCTGAAAGTTGAGCCgaataataaatcaaaatcCGAAAGTTTGACGATGAACaatgaaagtaagaaaaaaagtccATCCAGCATAGATCCTACGTCCACGACTAAACCAACGACTCGGTTTAGATGCGCCAGCGTTCCGATCGACGACAAGAAAGTCGTCGTCCCCAGAAGTGCCATATCCTTACCCTGCATGCCGATCAACGATGCCAGAGATCTTTTCGACCCGAGTTTCCCGGTTATTTCGAGTCTTCTGAGCAGTCCACCTTCTACCAGACCAAGCAGTCTCACGACCAGCTCTAGTTCCAGCAATTTGACATCGGAGTGTTCCGGGTGGGTTAGCAGTGGCGATACATCAAGTTCCGAGAACCAGGCGTTGAAGTTCTCGGGTCAGGCTTTGAGGCAAAAGCTCACTAAGATTGCTGGCAAGACGAAACCTGAGACTGATTCATCCGAGGTCCAGGATAACGGGGAACATTCGTACGAGGAGGTCAGACTCCCCCCTCCGAAAATGTTCCAGGACGAGCCTCCGCCTCCCGAGGAATTCCAGGACCCACCTCCGCCCATTGATAATCCCATATACCACGTTTACGAGACGGTGAGAAGCGTCGCGTCCAATCAAAAACAGTGCAAAACAGCACCCTGTAGTCCACAGCGTAGCAGAATTAAGGGCAGGGATAACACTTATGGCGGCCAGGACGTCTGCTTCGATTGTTATCAGGAGGGTAAAGAACTGCTGCAATCGACGCAGGACAACATCGTTAACTTCAACAAATGCAAAGAGGAATTTAAACAGCAAATGGGCTTTTCGGGGAAGATATACAG agagaaaaaaggccCTCCAACACGGTGGCATAAACGCGCCCATTCCCTCGGCAATGGCGAACTCCCGACCCTACCGCCTCTGCACCCTCTAAGATCCAATGTGCCTCTTAGTGATTATCCAACGCTGGCCTCGACACTGCCCTACTTCCACATCAGCGACGAGTACCGTCTCTTCTCGCCGGAAGGTGTTCACCTTATAATATGTGTTCACGGTCTCGATGGCAACGCCGCCGACCTCAGACTGGTCAAGACTTATCTCGAGTTGGGCCTCACCGGAGCTCACCTCGACTTTCTCATGTCGGAAAGAAACCAG GGTGACACCTTCTCAGACTTTGATACAATGACTGACAGACTGGTATCGGAGATCCTTCATCACATTGAATCCTCTGGACTGAATCCATCCAAAGTTAGTTTCATCGGGCATTCCCTGGGGACCATCATCATTCGAAGCGCTCTAACCAGGCCCCAGCTTCGCCCCCTTTTGTCACGACTCCACACCTTTCTCAGTCTGAGTGGACCTCATCTTGGAACACTTTACAATACGAGCGGCCTAGTAAACGCAG GTATGTGGTTTATGCAGAAATGGAAGAAGTCAGGATCGCTTTTACAGCTTGCGATGAAGGACGCTGTAGACGTGCGAAATTCTTTCATGTTTCGTCTGAGCCAGCGAAGCAATCTGCAGTTATTCAGGCACGTCCTGCTGTGCGGTAGTGCCCAGGATCGTTACGTCCCCCTCCATTCGGCTCGTATAGAGCTTTGCAAGGCAGCCATAAAGGATCCAACGGATCAAG GTGCTGCGTATCGTGAAATGGTGCACAACATATTGTACCCAGTGATGTCTACGCTTGACGTAAGTTTAGTGAGGTACGACGTTCATCACGCTTTGCCTCCGACCGCTAATGCTTTGATAGGAAGAGCAGCTCACATCGCAGTTCTCGACTCGGAGTTGtttattgaaaagtttttactaGTCGCTGGATTAAAGTACTTTAGATAA